Genomic DNA from Bosea sp. Tri-49:
GTTGAGCGTCTTTTAATTAGAAGAATTCGGAACTGTGAACTTGAGCCCGCGTTGTTCTCCATGGCGCCGCCAAGGCGCCCAACCAGGAGAATAAACATGAACCGCTCACTTCTCGGCCTCGTCGCCGCGTCCGCTCTCGTCGCGAGCTCCGCCGTCGTGGCCCAGACCACCGTCATGATCGGCCAGCCCGAGCAGACCCGTATCAAGGAGTACGTGGTCAAGGAGAAGATGAAGCCGGTGACGATCAAGGAGAATGTCACCGTCGGCGCCACCCTTCCGAGCGATGTCGAGCTTCACACCGCTCCCAATGATTGGGGTCCGAGCGTCACCAAGTACCGCTATGTCTACACCGACAACCATGTTGTGCTTGTCGAGCCGTCGACCCGGCGGGTCGTTCAGATCATCCAGTGATGTTCTGAAGCTCGCCTTTTAGGGGCGCTGTCCGGGCCTCGTCAGCTTCGCTGGCGAGGTTCGTCCGGTTCTCGGGATTCGAATGCTATGTGGACGTTTGCGACAATCGCTGCACTCGCGGCATTTATGGGAGGTTACTTCGCAGCCGTATGGTGGGCGACACGTCCATCCAGCTCGGTCGCTGGGCCGCGAATGGAGGCCCAAGGGTCGCCCGAGGCCGAAGAAGCTCAGCCGGAGTAGTCATATGCAGGATGGCTACGAGGCTGCGCAGGAATAGGCGACGAATCGGGAGGGCCCTACAAATGTCTCTGCGCGCACGATGCTTCGTCGACAGCTGGATCACCGAAAACGTCAGGACAGGACCGGGAGACGCTAAGATGTTAGCGATTCGTCTTTTGATTGAGGCGAACGCCCGCGGTATCCCGCCAGCCGAAATCACGGCCGAGTGCTCCAATCCAAAAGCTCAGATCGAGTGGGTGCTGCACGGCTTCAGTGCCACACCGGAACAAGCTCGTTAGCCTCGTTGAGATAGTCGCGTTGTCATATCCAACACCACTCGATGTAACTCACAGTCATACTCGACCGACGCTCAAGCTCTCATCTGCGGTGGACTGCCGACCGAGAAGAAATCTCGCGCTTCGCAGACGGTTTGGGCGGCCGGCCTGAAACGATGCCATGCCGGCTTGCCTGCAATCGCCGGCGCTATCGAGCAAAAGAAGGGAGTATCGTCTTCAGCGTCGACCATGGCATCCGGGTCCATCCGGGCAGCTCGACAAAGTGCTCTGGCGACATGTTCGATACGGGCCTCGTCCATTCTTGGACCCCTGCCCATCGAGGCAGCTGCAAGGCCTTGGCGCTGATGGGCGTGGCGCAGGTCATCAACACAATTGGGCGCAGAAAGTTCCGATTGGAACAGAGAAACCTTCGCAGAGCTCCAGAATTACGGTCAGAAGATTCCGTTGCGCACCCAACCGAAGCACGCCAGGCTCAGGCAAAAAATCGTCAGCAGACCCGCTTACAACCCCCAAGTACTCCACCGCGAGCTGTGCCGGGACGAGGACGGCAAGCGCCACACGGTCATTGTCTTTCGAATGAAAACGGCACCCCGGTGCGCTTCATCGACGATTGCCTGTTCGAGATCGAATCGACTGGGCTAACGCTGACGCGGTGCCCCTGATGCCGGCGCTCGTGATTTGGGGTTTGCTCATCGCCGCGATCCTTGCCGCAATCGGGATGGCCTCGTTTCGATAGGAGGCAGCCGTGGAAACGACCATGTGGACGCGTGCGACCATCGGCGTCGTCATTGCAGTTCTAGTCGCCTATTTCGTTGCGGTGTACCGGGTGACGCAAACTGACGACGATAAACGATCATGACATCCCATCGCGCCACGCACCGCTTGTTTATTCCCATCTCGCCGGTCTCGCGAGGTCTCGACCTGGTCGAGCGAATGGGCGCGGAAGTGCGAAGTCGATACTCTGCTTCGCATGCCACCCGCCCAACGGCTACGCTTCATGAACGGTTCGGGCAACCCGGAGGATGGTCGCGACGCCCGGCCGCTCGCGACTATTCGCGGTCAGGCTGGCGCAGATGCTTTGAAGACCGATCTGGAGCGTATGGAGCAGATTCTCCGAGCGCGTCCGAACTGATTGTGATCCGCGTCGCGATGAGATCGAGCAACCCGCCAACGGTCTGGACGCTCTCCAGCTCTTCATCATGAAGCAGATCCCTATCGAACTCTCGTTCAATTTTGTTGGCGATCAGGATGAGATCGTCCATCGTCAAGCCGGCTTCATCGAGCGTTGCCGTCGGCTCCAGCTTTACCCGATCGACCAATCCTTCTTCGGCGACAATATCGAGTAACCGATCGAGAAGCCTGACTTCTACAAGCCTCTTCTTAGACATAACCATCCTCGTTAACATTGGCCTGCTGGAAGCGCGCAAGCGACAAACAGGCAAAGAATCAAGTGGCCCCGCGCAGGCACACGGGGCCGCTCTCAAATCACTCGATCACGACAACGATCTCACGACTTTTCGGGTCAACGATCAGCACGTCGTCGCCGATCAGCGCGTAGTGAAGGCCGCGCAACTGCTGGTCCTGCTGCTCGACCTCCGGAGGAAGCGGTCGCAAGACAACCTGCGTCGGCAGGACCGCACCCTTCAAGCCGTCGACACCCTGGATTTCGCCTGGACGGGCATCGGCCAGGATCATTCGCGCAAGTTCGTGCCGGTCCGTTGTCCCGTTCGACGCAGCTGGACTGGCTGCCGCCCTCGCGTCGGCAGGTGCTGCGGCCGCCGAGCGCGGAGCGTTCTTGTCGACAACATCGACGATGCGGCGTGTGCGCGGCTCAACGACCGCCACCTCCTCGCTCTCCGTCATGACGTACTGGTAGCCGCGCCAATCCGGATGACGCGCGATCACCTCGTCGGGAAGGTCGTAATAGGGCACGCCGACTGGCAGGATGGCGCCTTGGCGGAAAACCACCGTATCCGGCCGGTTCCAGCGCCGGACATCACGCCGACGCTCGAAGGCCGCGTATATGTCGACGCTGCCACCTCTACCGCCGCCGCCACGATCGATCACCTCCACAATGCGCCGGCTGCGCGGATCGACGATGACGATGTCCCGCTCCGAGACTGTATAGCGATAGTCACGGTATTGCGGCCGGATCGCAGCAATATCACTTGGCAATGGCTGTAGTTGGACGCGCGACGGCAATTCGGCGCCGACGGAGACGGAAACCCCGAGATTCTGGACAGGGCGGACCTCGTTACGCTCAACACGCTGGCGGACCGTGTCGGCGATGCGTTGATTGTCGCCGGCCCCTACCTGGGCGTTGTCGCTGTTCTGGCCGCTTGGCAAAGCGCGGTTCTGAGCAGGTTGTTGGATGGTTCCCCCGGGCTGCGTCGTGACCGGCCGCTGTGCATTGGTGGCCGGCCTCTGCTGATCGTCCTGCTTTGGAGCCGACTGGGCCGTACTGGGTGTACTCGGCCGACCCTCCGGCCGCTGCGGCTGGGCAGTTTCAGGAGACTGAGGCGTACGATTCTCGGGCTGCGCCTGATCAGACGATCTGCGGCCGTTGCGATCATCCTGTCGCTCGCGCTGTGCCTGATCGCGTTGCAGCTGCTCGTCTCGCCGCTGCTCCTGCTGAGCGCGCGGGCTCGGAGCCTGATCGGGCCGCTCGCGCTGAGCCTGGTCCCGATCGCGTCGCTGGGTCGGGCCGCGCTGCGGGTCCTGGCTTGGCTGGATGTCGCGGCGCTCAATGGCCGGCGATTCCGTGCGCTGTGTCGGGGCCCGATCTGGATCAAGCGCGCGCCCCGGGGCTTCGCGCGGTGGACGCTCCACCCGGACTGGCCCATCCCCCGGGGCCACGATGACTGGTTGTGCCCATGCGACCCCAGCGTGGGCCATGATCGCAATGGTGGCGATGCCAGCAAATTGTTTCATGGAATCCTCCCTGAACTCAGGCGCCGGCACCTCGAAGAAAAAGTGGAAGCATGTCCCTGCTGACTGAGGGACGGAGGCACCTTCGAAGTTGCCGCTCGACCTGTGAAAGAACGAGCCCCGCAAAAGGCGATGCGGGGCCCACTTTGCTCAGTCGATGATCTGGACGACCTTGCGCGATTTTGGTTCGACCAGCACGGTTCGATTGTTCACCACCGTATACCGATAACCCTTTGCGCCATACTCCGCAGGGACCTCGCGATAGGTCACGCCCCGCTCTGGCAGCACCGCGCCGACACGGACTTCTTCGGCATAGGTGTAGGAGGGAACGCGCTGTTCGGTCACATAGGTTTTGAACCGCGGCGTGTTGTCCCCGATGATGCCGCCGACGACGGCTCCGCCCACGCCGCCGACGACCGCCCCGACCGGCCCGCCAACGACCGCGCCGCCGACAGCTCCAGCGGCCGCGCCGCCAGCCGCACCACCCTGGGCGCCTTGGGGATTTTGTGCGAATGCCGCGACCGGAGCCAGTGCGATTGCGGCCGCGAGAATGATCTTCTTCATGAGTCGACTCCTGGTGACCCCCCAGATCGAGGTCCCAACTTAGAATCCTTGTAAAATGTTCCGAGGAGATGATACCCCATATGCCAGCGGCGGCCGGGGCCAAGGTGGCGCTGGAGCCCTTCGCCGGCCTGGCCTATGTCAACCTGCATACGGACGGGCTGACGGAGACCGGTGGCGCCGCGGCGCTGACGGCCGCAGCGACGACACCAGCCTCGGCTACTCGACGCTGGGCCTACGCGCCTCGACCACGTTCGCACTGCAGGGCATGGACCTGACCTTGCGCGGCGGGCTGGCCTGGCGCCACGCTTTCGGCGACGTCACGCCGACCGCGGCGCTCGCCTTCGCCGGCAGCAGCTCATTCACCGTCGCCGGCCTGCCGATCGCACGGGACGCCGGCGCCGTCAGGTTCTGATAGGGGTTTGGTAGGACGCTTAGAACGCGATCGCCAGAGCGAGGGCGATGACAAGTAGTAAAGGACCCATCCACTTGAAATGACGAGCCAGCGACGTAACCCAAATGGGCTGGTTGGCGGCATTGCCAGGCAACGGCAGATAGCCAAGGCCGACTGCCGTCATCCACAGGCCCGCGCAAAACATGATCAACTCGTCGATATAAGCTGCGATCATAACCATTGCCTTCGGCATGAGGGCGCGTCTTTTGACGCGCAATCTGCAGGCAGAGGCAAAAAAACCTCGTAAATGGTGCGCCCAATCTCAAGAGCGCGCGCGGTACTCTGCGCGAACCGGTATTAATCCAGTCAGGAGGATCGCAGTGGCTAAGACGATCAATGCCATCGACCAGTACGTCGGAAACCGGGTTCGCTTACGACGTAGGACCCTTGGCTTCACTCAGCGCCAACTCGCAAAAGCCGTCGGTGTCTCCTTCCAGCAGATCGGGCCCTACGAGAACGGTATCTATCGGATCACCGCCGGCCGACTGGAGCAGATTGCAAAAGCGCTCAGCGTAACGCCATCCTTTTTCTTTGAACAAGACGTCTCCGGCCATCAGGTACCCTCAGAAGAGATTGCGGCGACCTTGCGGGCCACGGCCGAAGGAGTTGAGTTGATCAAGGCCTTCTCACGTATCCGCTGCCCCCGGATGCGTCGCACTGTAATCGGTATCATCGGGCAACTGGCCGAGGAGGCAGTAGGCGGCCCGGTTTCGGAACAGCTTTCGCAAGCCGAGTGACGGTCAGTACCGGCCGAAAGCATGCGCAATAGCATCCGAGCTACCGAATAAAAGCGCGGCAGGCGAGCCCGCGTACCGGGTCCAAGCTACTCCAGGCGCCGCACACTAAACTCGCTTCAGTGTCCGCGATTATAGAAAGCGAGCGTACGGAGATGATAACCGCTCGCCGATGGGTGCTGGGAGACGACTGCACCGGCGAGAGGCATGGCGCTGGTTGGGGAGCGCCGAGATCAAGCTAGCACGCTGCGTCGGAGGGAAAAGGCCCAGGTTCGTCCTCTGGACGAATTCGAGCTACTGGCTCTGAAGGGCTGCCTCTCGCCGACGAGGACCGGGGGAGATGCAAGTCGGCGAGAGGCATGGCGCGAGGATCCCGAGAGCGCCGGGCTATGAACTGGCTAGTCGTCGGCGGGTTCCTCAGGCGCCCCAGCTTTTCTCCGGCCGCGGCCTTTGAAGTCGAGCGAAGCGCGATAGACCTCATCACCGGCCTGATCTTGAACTCGTACCTTGAAGTGGGCTCGCTCGCCGTTCGGAAGAGTTTCCTTCGCCATGTCAACGAGCGACCGCTGTGCGTCATCGGTCGCTGCTTGCTCGCTGGGGAAGTCCATCGACTGGCGGGCAGATCGCTCGGGTCTTTGGTTATCACCCGGTATTTAGGCATAGCGCTTCTCCTCAGGCGAGGAATGCTCCGAATCCCGTCAGGTTCCGATATCTCGCTAGGAAGCCCTCAATAGTGCGGCGAGCGCATCGATTTGGCGACTAGACGGGCCCAGGTTCGGTCGCAAAGTGCACAGACAGGCGCGCGAGGCAACGCGGCGGTTGCGTTGCTACCGCTCGTTTGGCTTCGCAATGAAAATGCCCGCCCCCCGTTAGGGTGGCGGGCCTCGTCGGAGCCCGGCTGGGCAGCGTGCGGGCTCAGGCGATATCACCACGTCTGGCGGTTGTACCAATCGTCGACCTCGGTCCGGGCCTTGTCCTTCTCGATGCCGTAGCGCTCCTGAATTTTGCCCTCGAGCTGATCGCGTTTGCCGGCTACGACGTCGAGATCATCATCCGTGAGCTTGCCCCACTGTTCCTTCACCTTGCCTTTAAGCTGCTTCCAGTTTCCTTCGACGCGATTCCAGTCCATTGGACACTCCACTGAATTCGGGTTGCGGTAAAAACGTCTCGAAACTGCGTTGGTTCGACGCAGAATTATGTTCACCGGAAAAATAAGCTGGCTCAGCGCACACCTGGTCGGAGGAGCCAACCCGGTGCGCATCAAATTGCGCCGTATCGATGCGGCGTGGCTGTCTCATCGAAGCGGCTCCAACCGCTCTGTCGGTATTCTGCTAGACGAGCCTCACGGTCGATCGGCGTTGCGCCGTCCATGATGGCTTCGACTTCCGCCGCCCGACTATCTTCAGCCCGGACAGAAACGACAGAGCCGCCTCTGCGAACAGTCTCGGCATAGTAATGCGCGCTGTCTTCGTCCTCTCCAGCGCTGGTCATCGCACCGATGATTCCGCCCGTGGCGCCGCCCGCCGCCGCTCCAGCCAGCGTCGAAGCCAGCCAACCGGCGGCGACCACGGGCCCGACGCCCGGGATCGCAAGCAGCCCCAGGCCAGCCAGCAAGCCGGCAGTCCCGCCGACCGCGGCGCCGATGCCAGCCCCCTCACCAGCATTGCTGTCGTCATTGTCTGCTTTTTCGTGACGCCCCAACAGACTGATGTCCGAACTGGCGACGCCGGCGGCCTCAAGCTGGTTCACGACGCCCTGGGCGGCGGCGTAATCATCATAGGCTCGAGTGATCGTGCGGGTCATTTGATGCTCCTTTTCAGTTGCGGGTGATGTTGCCGCGGTAATCGACTGAGACGGTCACCTGCGCGCCCGAATGTGTGGCGGTGCCCTTCCAGACACCGTTGTCGTCCTTCTTGAGCTCGCCGACGTTGGTGTAGCCGTTCGCCTCCAGGCGGCTCTTGGCCTGCCCCTCGGTGAAGCTATTCGCGCCGGGAAGCGGAGCGTTCGCATCGGCGGGCGCATTCGGCGCAGGCGTTGGCGAAGTAGTGCTCGTCTGTGCAAGGCCGCCGACCGGAATCAGGGCGCACAAAGCCATCGTGAGAAGCGCACGTTTCATGATTATCCCCATTTTTGAAGGCGCCGTGAGGCTGCTAATCAGAACGGCAGGCTGCTCAAGATGTTCCCGCGAATGAGGAATTTTCAGGCGGTTGGCTCCGGCCTCGTTAATCGCGCTTGAGCTTGACGAGGTTTCCCGGCAGGCCCGCCACCGGAAGGTCATCCGAGCTGCGGTTCGTCCCCGGGGCTGGATTGGCTTGGGGCCCGTGCTTGTTTTCGCCAGCGTGATCCTCATCCCACTGGCGAAGCGCTGCGATCAAACTCTTCAGTTCTTCTGCCGCAGCTGAATCTTCAGGAGCATCGCTCAAAGCGTTGGCGCGCTCGGCCGCCGCCGCATACTCAGTATGTGATTGAATTAGCATTGAATCTCCAGTCCGAATGCGCCTCGCGCGAAGGAGGCCGCAAGTTAGTACTGGAACCGCGCGCTGCTCCCTTCGTTCCATGGCTCTCAGCCGGACAAGGGAGAGCCAGATGGCCAGCGAACCGAAGACCCTGAACGACCTTTTCTGGGATACGCTCAAGGACATCTATTACGCCGAAAAGCAGATTCTGAAGGCCTTGCCGAAAATGGCGAAGGCGGCCAAATCGCCCGAGCTCAAGCAGGCCTTCGAGAAGCATCAGGTCGAGACCGAGATCCATGTCGATCGCCTAGGCGACGTATTCGAGATCATCGGCAAGGCGCCGCGTGGCAAGACTTGCGACGCCATCCTCGGCATTATCGACGAGGGTAAATCCATCATGGAGGAGTTCGAGGGCAGTCCGGCGCTCGATGCCGGCCTCCTCGCCGCCGCGCAAGCCGTCGAACACTATGAGATCTCACGCTACGGGACGCTGAAGGCATGGGCCCAGGAACTCGGCCTCGGCAATGCAGCGAAGCTTTTCGATCAGACGCTGACCGAGGAGTTGAAGACCGATCAAGCGCTGTCCCAACTGGGCGAAAGCAAGGTCAACAAGCAAGCTCAGCCCAAGGCCGCCTGACGTTGTCGCGGCCTCGGTTCGCCGGGGCCGCCCATTTTTTGCGAGTGCGCGATGCCAGACAAAACCGATCCGATTTCACATCTCGGCCAGTCGTCTTTCTTCACCCGTCTGTCGCAGACCATAGCCCGCTACGCCGGAAAGCCCGCGACATCGTTCATTGCGCTTTCGGTAGTGATAGTGTGGGCACTGTCAGGGCCCCTCTTCGGCT
This window encodes:
- a CDS encoding DUF1236 domain-containing protein translates to MKQFAGIATIAIMAHAGVAWAQPVIVAPGDGPVRVERPPREAPGRALDPDRAPTQRTESPAIERRDIQPSQDPQRGPTQRRDRDQAQRERPDQAPSPRAQQEQRRDEQLQRDQAQRERQDDRNGRRSSDQAQPENRTPQSPETAQPQRPEGRPSTPSTAQSAPKQDDQQRPATNAQRPVTTQPGGTIQQPAQNRALPSGQNSDNAQVGAGDNQRIADTVRQRVERNEVRPVQNLGVSVSVGAELPSRVQLQPLPSDIAAIRPQYRDYRYTVSERDIVIVDPRSRRIVEVIDRGGGGRGGSVDIYAAFERRRDVRRWNRPDTVVFRQGAILPVGVPYYDLPDEVIARHPDWRGYQYVMTESEEVAVVEPRTRRIVDVVDKNAPRSAAAAPADARAAASPAASNGTTDRHELARMILADARPGEIQGVDGLKGAVLPTQVVLRPLPPEVEQQDQQLRGLHYALIGDDVLIVDPKSREIVVVIE
- a CDS encoding PepSY domain-containing protein — protein: MKRALLTMALCALIPVGGLAQTSTTSPTPAPNAPADANAPLPGANSFTEGQAKSRLEANGYTNVGELKKDDNGVWKGTATHSGAQVTVSVDYRGNITRN
- a CDS encoding helix-turn-helix domain-containing protein, producing MAKTINAIDQYVGNRVRLRRRTLGFTQRQLAKAVGVSFQQIGPYENGIYRITAGRLEQIAKALSVTPSFFFEQDVSGHQVPSEEIAATLRATAEGVELIKAFSRIRCPRMRRTVIGIIGQLAEEAVGGPVSEQLSQAE
- a CDS encoding YciE/YciF ferroxidase family protein yields the protein MASEPKTLNDLFWDTLKDIYYAEKQILKALPKMAKAAKSPELKQAFEKHQVETEIHVDRLGDVFEIIGKAPRGKTCDAILGIIDEGKSIMEEFEGSPALDAGLLAAAQAVEHYEISRYGTLKAWAQELGLGNAAKLFDQTLTEELKTDQALSQLGESKVNKQAQPKAA
- a CDS encoding DUF1236 domain-containing protein, with protein sequence MKKIILAAAIALAPVAAFAQNPQGAQGGAAGGAAAGAVGGAVVGGPVGAVVGGVGGAVVGGIIGDNTPRFKTYVTEQRVPSYTYAEEVRVGAVLPERGVTYREVPAEYGAKGYRYTVVNNRTVLVEPKSRKVVQIID
- a CDS encoding DUF6894 family protein, with protein sequence MDFPSEQAATDDAQRSLVDMAKETLPNGERAHFKVRVQDQAGDEVYRASLDFKGRGRRKAGAPEEPADD
- a CDS encoding CsbD family protein — translated: MDWNRVEGNWKQLKGKVKEQWGKLTDDDLDVVAGKRDQLEGKIQERYGIEKDKARTEVDDWYNRQTW
- a CDS encoding DUF1236 domain-containing protein; protein product: MNRSLLGLVAASALVASSAVVAQTTVMIGQPEQTRIKEYVVKEKMKPVTIKENVTVGATLPSDVELHTAPNDWGPSVTKYRYVYTDNHVVLVEPSTRRVVQIIQ